Proteins co-encoded in one Podospora pseudoanserina strain CBS 124.78 chromosome 7 map unlocalized CBS124.78p_7, whole genome shotgun sequence genomic window:
- the TRX3 gene encoding mitochondrial thioredoxin (COG:O; EggNog:ENOG503P5A0): MAEPIKISTLDELNQLITSTKYVIIDFWAEWCGPCKAIAPLFAKLSKSHSVPGQLAFAKIDVDASADIAKEYGITAMPSFVFVVDGQVDKGVDVQGRKLGVSVKLGEGENADRVVQIRGADPRNLTLLANELGELAKKGAEGSAEETPKEEEKEEEAAATA; the protein is encoded by the exons ATGGCTGAGCCAATCAAAATCTCCACCCTGGACGAGCTCAACCAgctcatcacctccaccaaatACGTCATCATCGACTTCTGGGCCGAGTG GTGCGGACCCTGCAAAGCCATAGCCCCCCTCTTCGCCAAGCTCTCCAAGTCTCACTCCGTCCCAGGCCAGCTCGCCTTCGCCAAAATCGACGTCGACGCCTCGGCCGACATCGCAAAGGAGTACGGCATCACCGCCATGCCCtccttcgtcttcgtcgtcgacgGCCAGGTGGACAAGGGCGTCGACGTCCAGGGCCGCAAGCTCGGCGTCAGCGTCAAGCTCGGTGAGGGCGAGAACGCCGACCGCGTCGTCCAGATCCGCGGCGCCGACCCCAGGAACCTGACCCTGTTAGCCAACGAGCTGggcgagctggccaagaagggtGCCGAGGGTTCGGCTGAGGAGACTcccaaggaagaggagaaggaggaggaggctgccgccaCTGCTTAA
- a CDS encoding uncharacterized protein (EggNog:ENOG503P4P5; COG:S), whose protein sequence is MANLASAEIKARLERSYDTIATTYNTWAVNHPYRNPTDDSEAPTKSALELGCGNGYPILQHLFSAGLFDCIVANDLSSVQLNSVKSELEAKHDNADWRQGDMTCLSFNPCSFDIIIGLYTLIHLPRSEQLLMLEKISLWLKPGGLALVNFSKEDTEADVIEEWLGREEGWMFWSGYGADNMPRLIQQVDGLEMVVGEL, encoded by the exons ATGGCCAACCTTGCCTCTGCAGAGATTAAAGCCCGCCTGGAGCGCTCATACGACACGATAGCAACCACCTACAACACCTGGGCCGTTAACCATCCAT ACCGAAACCCAACAGATGACTCAGAAGCACCAACCAAGTCGGCGCTGGAGCTGGGCTGCGGCAACGGGtaccccatcctccaacacctcttTTCCGCCGGTTTGTTCGATTGCATTGTGGCAAACGACCTCTCCTCTGTACAGCTCAACTCGGTCAAGTCGGAACTGGAAGCGAAACATGACAAT GCAGACTGGAGACAAGGGGATATGACATGTCTGTCGTTTAACCCCTGCTCCTTCGACATCATCATTGGCCTCTACACGCTTATACATCTGCCACGCTCCGAACAGCTGCTCATGCTGGAGAAGATCAGTCTCTGGTTGAAGCCGGGCGGGCTTGCCCTTGTCAACTTCAGTAAAGAGGACACGGAGGCCGACGTCATTGAGGAGTGGCTGGGTCGCGAAGAGGGCTGGATGTTCTGGTCCGGGTACGGAGCGGATAACATGCCGCGTTTGATCCAACAGGTGGACggtttggagatggtggtgggtgagctCTGA